The following coding sequences lie in one Helicoverpa zea isolate HzStark_Cry1AcR chromosome 14, ilHelZeax1.1, whole genome shotgun sequence genomic window:
- the LOC124636603 gene encoding V-type proton ATPase subunit D, translating to MSGKDRLAIFPSRGAQMLIKGRLAGAQKGHGLLKKKADALQVRFRMILSKIIETKTLMGEVMKEAAFSLAEAKFTTGDFNQVVLQNVTKAQIKIRSKKDNVAGVTLPIFESYQDGTDTYELAGLARGGQQLTKLKKNFQSAVKLLVELASLQTAFVTLDEVIKITNRRVNAIEHVIIPRLERTLAYIISELDELEREEFYRLKKIQDKKKIIKDKAEAHKQAMLAAGKDLADSANLLDEGDEDLLF from the exons ATGTCTGGAAAAGATAGATTAGCGATTTTCCCTTCTCGTGG TGCTCAGATGTTGATAAAGGGCCGTCTGGCTGGTGCACAGAAAGGCCATGGTCTCCTGAAGAAGAAGGCTGACGCCCTCCAAGTGAGGTTCCGTATGATTCTGAGCAAAATTATTGAG ACAAAGACCCTTATGGGTGAAGTAATGAAAGAAGCTGCATTCTCATTGGCTGAAGCTAAGTTTACTACCGGAGACTTCAACCAGGTGGTTCTGCAGAACGTTACCAAGGCTCAAATTAAGATCCGCTCAAAGAAAGACAATGTTGCTG GTGTAACCCTCCCAATTTTCGAGTCATACCAAGACGGTACTGATACATATGAGCTGGCCGGTCTGGCCCGAGGTGGTCAGCAACTCACCAAGCTGAAGAAGAACTTCCAGAGTGCTGTCAAACTGCTGGTTGAATTGGCTTCCCTGCAGACAGCCTTCGTGACCCTTGATGAGGTCATTAAGATCACCAACAGGCGTGTCAACGCTATTGAGCATg TAATTATCCCGCGATTGGAGCGCACACTCGCTTACATCATCTCTGAGTTGGATGAGCTGGAGCGTGAGGAGTTCTACCGGCTTAAGAAGATCCAGGACAAGAAGAAGATTATCAAGGATAAGGCGGAGGCG CACAAACAGGCGATGTTGGCTGCCGGTAAGGACCTGGCTGACTCTGCGAACTTGCTCGACGAAGGCGATGAAGACCTCTTGTTCTAA
- the LOC124636600 gene encoding zinc finger protein 211-like — protein sequence MDDAGSTSLCRICLQHGATLPIFEKSSLGDNIHSKLSLCLQCEKIEDIAGLPRHICTTCNTTLETLCQFINRFRESCKILESGLLIVKKEEFQDHRNDSMTEVEIDIKGIKAESENLYDDAFDDYEDTLPLAISKKIKKEPIKKEKRTRKTKSQTGSKTNKIASSILEGNFSWNGDRWCMKIGQTTLKKLGNNDAIEPKPRPQTKIKLPHVKPSTTEKLCDLCGDVFRNNDRLLCHKKKVHFKTPVKCPKCPRICASNYYLNRHIKRKHETHREFICSSCGIGFAFKGELTSHFRNVHDKLARPKKVYTCKFCDKTYKCAKSTIIHERSVHTGQRPAECTVCNTSFYHEDYLKEHMRLHTGETPFKCPICGRGYAQRGNMKSHLRIHRISELDAITLSKLRPNYIKLLKV from the exons ATGGACGATGCAGGTTCAACAAGTTTGTGTCGAATATGTCTTCAGCATGGAGCCACACTGCCTATATTCGAGAAGTCATCATTAGGAGATAATATACATTCGAAACTATCCCTTTGTTTACAATGTgaaaag ATTGAAGACATTGCAGGATTACCACGTCATATATGTACAACGTGCAATACTACATTAGAAACTTTATGTCAATTTATTAATAGGTTTAGGGAGTCATGTAAAATATTAGAAAGTGGTCTACTAATTGTAAAAAAAGAAGAATTTCAGGATCATAGAAATGACTCTATGACTGAAGTAGAAATAGATATAAAAGGAATAAAGGCTGAATCAGAGAACCTCTATGATGATGCTTTTGATGATTATGAAGACACATTACCATTAGCAataagtaagaaaataaaaaaggaaccTATTAAGAAAGAGAAGAGAACTCGGAAAACCAAATCTCAAACTGGAAGTAAAACAAACAAGATAGCATCTTCTATATTAGAAGGAAACTTTTCATGGAATGGAGATAGATGGTG CATGAAGATAGGTCAAACAACATTAAAGAAATTAGGTAATAATGATGCCATAGAACCAAAACCCCGACCacagactaaaataaaattaccacatGTAAAGCCTTCTACAACAGAAAAACTATGCGATCTTTGTGGAGATGTGTTTAGAAACAATGATCGACTATTGTGTCACAAGAAAAAAGTACACTTTAAGACTCCTGTTAAATGCCCCAAATGTCCAAGAATTTGTGcctcaaattattatttaaataggcaCATAAAAAGGAAACATGAGACCCATAGAGAATTCATTTGCTCATCATGTGGCATAGGTTTTGCATTTAAAGGAGAATTAACAAGTCACTTCAGAAATGTGCATGACAAGCTGGCACGTCCCAAGAAAGTGTATACATGCAAATTCTGTGATAAAACATATAAATGTGCTAAGTCTACAATTATTCATGAGAGATCTGTACATACAG GTCAAAGACCGGCTGAGTGTACAGTCTGTAATACCAGTTTCTATCATGAAGATTATTTAAAGGAACACATGAGGTTACATACTGGGGAGACACCTTTTAAGTGCCCCATATGTGGCCGAGGATATGCCCAGAGAGGCAACATGAAGAGCCACCTGCGTATCCATAGGATATCAGAACTAGATGCCATCACATTAAGCAAATTGAGaccaaattatataaaattactaaaagtttaa
- the LOC124636602 gene encoding uncharacterized protein LOC124636602 gives MSRVSQAQMKKLLDLLSEDGVLVDGRVMYTNTNKQNFWKRIAMQLNAVEGGVYKNTWKWCKMWADWKNKTKKKANILLCRKTYGMEQPTPTLTDLELRLLKMINYPIADKEDAMTLEMVVSKEEVAEPVDEFQAQFLNHEYGDEGKTSSDEDEEKEELGCYDPVESKFCDVDDIMQDEKLEEENQEEESSDSQKVNLIVSEKVYKKRKVSLEEYKVRTTLKIEKERVQQKSEELRLRAIELKLKGEELRLKEIEMTKINYMTTIEEEKLKCFRDISSSLRELTERTRHSNSRYHNVI, from the exons ATGAGTCGTGTGAGTCAAGCTCAGATGAAGAAGCTGCTGGACCTGCTGAGTGAGGATGGGGTCCTGGTGGACGGCAGGGTCATGTACACAAACACCAACAAGCAGAACTTCTGGAAGCGAATCGCGATGCAGCTGAACGCCGTCGAGGGTGGAGTTTATAAGAACACTTGGAAGTGGTGTAAA ATGTGGGCCGATTGGAAGAACAAGACAAAGAAGAAAGCCAATATATTGCTCTGCAGAAAGACTTATGGCATGGAACAACCCACACCTACATTGACTGATTTAGAACTTAGACTCCTAAAGATGATCAACTACCCCATTGCTGATAAGGAAGATGCCATGACTTTGGAAATG GTAGTAAGTAAAGAAGAGGTAGCAGAGCCCGTGGATGAATTTCAGGCTCAATTCTTAAACCATGAGTATGGGGATGAAGGAAAAACATCATCAGATGAGGATGAAGAAAAGGAGGAATTAGGCTGCTATGATCCAGTTGAAAGTAAATTCTGTGATGTAGATGATATTATGCAAG atGAAAAATTAGAAGAAGAAAACCAAGAGGAAGAGTCTTCAGATTCccaaaaagttaatttaatag TTTCAGaaaaagtatacaaaaaaagaaaagtctCTTTAGAAGAATATAAAGTTAGAACAACATTAAAAATTGAAAAGGAAAGAGTGCAGCAGAAGAGTGAAGAATTAAGGCTGAGAGcaatagaattaaaattaaaaggagAAGAATTAAGACTGAAAGAGATTGAGATGACCAAAATTAACTATATGACAACCATTGAAGAGGAGAAACTCAAGTGCTTTAGAGATATCTCATCATCCTTAAGAGA attaACGGAAAGAACCAGACACAGCAACTCACGCTACCACAATGTTATTTAG
- the LOC124636604 gene encoding heme transporter hrg1-B-like: MLRVKIHIALSAIGAFLGLSAFICFCIVYANIEAGMWALLSGIHASLALMLHCHYLKESLHVNFSRKALQYIGDFGIVGFVSGSALTLFYLFLEIYYKADVMPIKTSIIIRLVWSFMMMKWGLMLYLVTKKYLRTYNDHQLFSENPNIEETENLIQQDGAPAGNEDGETTWTV, from the exons ATGCTGCGTGTTAAAATTCATATAGCACTAAGTGCTATAGGAGCCTTTCTAGGCTTGTCTGCATTTATATGTTTCTGCATTGTTTATGCAAACATAGAAGCCGGAATGTGGGCGCTACTATCTG GTATCCATGCATCTTTAGCCCTGATGCTACATTGCCACTACCTGAAAGAGTCACTGCACGTCAACTTCTCAAGAAAGGCATTACAATACATTGGAGACTTTGGCATTGTAGGGTTCGTCTCCGGAAGTGCTTTGACACTCTTTTACTTGTTCCTGGAGATCTATTACAAAGCTG ATGTTATGCCAATTAAGACCAGCATTATCATTCGTCTCGTCTGGTCTTTCATGATGATGAAATGGGGTCTCATGCTGTACCTCGTCACCAAGAAGTATCTGAGGACCTACAACGACCACCAGCTCTTCTCCGAAAACCCTAACATTGAGGAGAC TGAAAACCTGATACAGCAAGACGGAGCACCGGCTGGTAACGAAGACGGTGAAACTACATGGACGGTATAA